A stretch of Amycolatopsis balhimycina FH 1894 DNA encodes these proteins:
- a CDS encoding class F sortase, whose product MTVLRVGAVAAALVFALAGCSGEPPKAAAPASVPVTAPFKGLRPTSVRIPKIGAESSLLAVAVKTDGSISVPSVHTPMQAAWYKLSPVPGDVGPAIVLGHVDGDKKPGIFFKLKDLVPGDEVDVDRSDGRKLKFVVARVTQVPKDDFPRDAVYGNSDKPELRLITCGGAFDHAEHSYKDNIVVYANLADT is encoded by the coding sequence ATGACCGTCCTGCGGGTGGGTGCGGTCGCCGCCGCGCTCGTCTTCGCGCTGGCCGGGTGCAGTGGCGAACCGCCGAAGGCCGCCGCGCCCGCGTCGGTGCCGGTGACCGCGCCGTTCAAGGGCCTCCGGCCGACGTCGGTGCGGATCCCCAAGATCGGCGCGGAGTCCAGCCTGCTCGCGGTGGCCGTCAAGACCGACGGCTCGATCTCCGTCCCGTCGGTGCACACGCCGATGCAGGCGGCCTGGTACAAGCTCTCGCCGGTGCCCGGCGACGTCGGCCCGGCGATCGTGCTCGGGCACGTCGACGGCGACAAGAAACCGGGGATCTTCTTCAAGCTCAAGGATCTCGTGCCCGGCGACGAGGTGGACGTCGACCGCAGCGACGGGCGGAAGCTGAAGTTCGTCGTCGCCCGCGTCACCCAGGTCCCGAAGGACGACTTCCCGCGTGACGCCGTCTACGGCAACAGCGACAAGCCGGAGCTGCGGCTCATCACGTGCGGCGGCGCGTTCGACCACGCCGAGCACAGTTACAAGGACAACATCGTCGTCTACGCGAACCTAGCCGACACCTGA
- a CDS encoding patatin-like phospholipase family protein produces MDSAKRDGVGLALSGGGYRAMLFHAGALWRLNELGWLPKLTTVSSVSGGSVAAGVLAHAWNKLWFGEDGVAENFGKEVVQPIRRLARTNLDIPVTLKAMVMPWRSAGEELARRYAKHLFGDCCLADLDPAGPNFVFTATNLQDGSLWWFFRQPGPHGQIPLATAVAASSAFPPMLSPVVIDNPHRAGHKIVLSDAGVYDNLGLDPIENQRATVLVSDAGKKMKHEDRPQRNWLMQLLRVLTVMDNQVRELRTGSLLKAYEEKQFAGTYWATYSDIANFELPDALPAPVEHTRKLAETKTRLTRMSETTQDQLINWGYAVCDAGMRRWVCPGTVVKPEFPYPGSGVG; encoded by the coding sequence GTGGACTCGGCGAAACGGGACGGCGTCGGCCTCGCGCTCTCGGGCGGCGGCTACCGCGCAATGCTCTTCCACGCCGGCGCGCTCTGGCGGCTCAACGAGCTCGGCTGGCTGCCGAAACTGACCACCGTCTCCAGCGTCTCCGGCGGTTCGGTCGCGGCGGGTGTGCTGGCGCACGCGTGGAACAAGCTGTGGTTCGGCGAAGACGGCGTCGCGGAGAACTTCGGCAAGGAAGTCGTGCAGCCGATCCGGAGGCTGGCCCGCACCAACCTCGACATCCCGGTCACGCTGAAGGCGATGGTGATGCCGTGGCGCAGTGCCGGCGAGGAGCTCGCCCGCCGATACGCGAAGCACCTCTTCGGCGACTGCTGCCTCGCGGACCTCGATCCGGCCGGGCCGAACTTCGTGTTCACCGCGACCAACCTGCAGGACGGCTCGCTGTGGTGGTTCTTCCGGCAGCCGGGCCCGCACGGGCAGATCCCCCTCGCCACCGCGGTCGCCGCGTCGTCGGCCTTCCCGCCGATGCTCTCGCCGGTCGTCATCGACAACCCGCACCGGGCCGGCCACAAGATCGTGCTCAGCGACGCGGGTGTGTACGACAACCTCGGCCTCGACCCGATCGAGAACCAGCGGGCGACCGTCCTGGTCAGCGACGCCGGCAAGAAGATGAAGCACGAGGACAGGCCGCAGCGGAACTGGCTGATGCAGCTGCTGCGCGTGCTGACCGTGATGGACAACCAGGTCCGCGAGCTGCGCACCGGCTCGCTGCTGAAGGCGTACGAGGAAAAGCAGTTCGCCGGGACGTATTGGGCGACCTACAGCGACATCGCGAACTTCGAGCTGCCGGACGCCCTGCCCGCGCCGGTCGAGCACACCAGGAAACTCGCCGAGACGAAGACCCGGCTGACCAGGATGTCCGAGACCACGCAGGACCAGCTGATCAACTGGGGTTACGCGGTCTGCGACGCGGGCATGCGGCGCTGGGTGTGCCCGGGCACGGTGGTGAAGCCCGAATTCCCGTACCCCGGCTCAGGTGTCGGCTAG
- a CDS encoding FadR/GntR family transcriptional regulator, whose product MRFEPVAPVRAYERVVEQIEQAVISGELKPGERLPSERELMTQFGVGRSTIREALRVLQAAEMIRSRPGDPRGPEVLAASSAALHRSMHRLARADHVGLAELLQFRMILDGSAHLLAAELRTDDDLTGLDAALESMREGVTRGYAEFSRADVAFHEVIARISRNPLLVVSEEVVRGVVLELIEDKLEHASNRTSLMHAWLAHHAEVLDAIRAADGAGAAHLAKQALYDNYAEYVPAGQRPLLAPLLRP is encoded by the coding sequence ATGCGGTTCGAACCGGTGGCTCCGGTCCGCGCGTACGAGCGGGTCGTGGAGCAGATCGAGCAGGCCGTGATCAGCGGCGAGCTCAAGCCGGGCGAACGCCTGCCCAGCGAGCGTGAGCTGATGACGCAGTTCGGCGTCGGCCGTTCGACCATCCGGGAAGCCCTGCGCGTGCTGCAGGCGGCCGAGATGATCCGCTCGCGGCCCGGCGACCCGCGCGGGCCCGAGGTGCTGGCCGCGTCGTCCGCCGCCCTGCACCGCTCGATGCACCGGCTCGCGCGCGCCGACCACGTCGGGCTCGCCGAGCTGCTGCAGTTCCGGATGATCCTCGACGGTTCGGCCCACCTGCTCGCGGCCGAGCTCCGCACCGACGACGACCTGACCGGCCTCGACGCGGCGCTGGAGTCGATGCGCGAAGGCGTCACCCGCGGGTACGCCGAGTTCAGCCGCGCCGACGTCGCGTTCCACGAGGTGATCGCGCGGATCTCGCGCAATCCCCTGCTGGTGGTCAGCGAGGAAGTCGTGCGCGGAGTCGTGCTGGAACTGATCGAAGACAAGCTCGAACACGCCAGCAACCGGACGTCGCTGATGCACGCGTGGCTCGCGCACCACGCCGAGGTGCTCGACGCGATCCGCGCGGCCGACGGCGCCGGCGCGGCCCACCTGGCGAAACAGGCGTTGTACGACAATTACGCCGAATACGTCCCGGCCGGGCAACGGCCTCTCCTCGCGCCGCTGCTGCGGCCTTAA